In the genome of Bradyrhizobium sp. CB3481, the window CTGAATCAGTGCCGCCCCCGCTAGGTGACGGTGGTCCACCCTGCCAAATGCCTCAAGTGCCAGCATCAGCCAGGGCTCGGGCGGCGCCGCAATATCTGGATGCTGCTGGAGCAAATGCGCCAGCAGCGTCGTCCCCGACCTGGGAAGGCCGAGGAGAAAGCAGACTGTAGGCAATTGTTTGATATCCTGGCTCATGTTTCAACGCCTTATGATTAGATAAAGCGAGCGGCGTCCCAACGGCCGTCACCCGGATGAAGGAAATAACTGCAGCCGTGAGAGCCGAGACCGCTCAACAAGCAACTCACCGGGGTCGGCGAGAAGTGCCTTTACGGCCGCGCCGCGATCCGGCGAACCAGGACTAGTAAGCATCATCAATTCAATCGTCCACTTCTCGATCGATCATGCGCTGCGAGACGATCTACTGCTCGATTTTGAACGCGAGCGCCGCAGGTCCGGCTCACCTGGTCGAATCAGTTCTTCACGTGCGAGTAATTCCTCTGCTTCACCTCTCTTGGCGCTTTCCTGCGGGCTTGCAAGGACAGCCAGAGTTTTGCCAGCCTCTCTCGGCTTCTTCAGCGCCTTTGCCTTCGGGCAGTGTGACAATCCTGCGACACCTCCCTCAATCAGCCGTTATAGATTCTCCAATTGCAGACGAGTCCGCAGCAGGAGAAAAAGACTGACATAGGCTTGTTCTAAGAGATTGTGTTCCTAAGCAATACATCACCCTCGACTTCGCGGGGATATATGTTCACCACTTCGAATGAAGGTAAGAGATCAAGGATGGCTTGCAGGGTGAGCTGCCCTTCGTAGAGCTCTTTGTCGCTGTATTCGGTGTAGATAAAGCGCGTATTGCTCAAGGTTCGTCTGCCGCCAGCGATGACATCTGCCTCGGCTCCCTGCACATCCATCCAGATCAAATCGATCTGGTTCAGGTTCGCTTCGCTGCACCAGTCATCCAGCCTCCGGGTTTCGACTGAGATGGGGTGATCGAACCGAACCCAGCCATATTCGGTAAGGTGATTTTTCGGTGGGCGTATCGAGCCAGAGAGGTCCCATGCTTTCGCCTGTCCGTCTCCATTGCTTGGGTGAAAATCGATCCTGCCATTTCGGTCACTAACCGCGAACTCGAATAGCTTTACCTTATCGAGGCACATATTCATGTTGCTCTTGAAGCGGGTAGCCGCTCGGGGGTCCGGTTCAAAGCAATAGAGCTGCGCCTTTGGACATAGAAACAGAAAACATTGGCTATCGGTCCCGTCATTGCAGCCGATATCCAAGATGACGGGATCTGGCTTTTGAATAAGCGAAATGATGTGCCCATGTATGTTTAACAAGAAGCAGACTCCCGCGTGCGTTCCAGACTCTCTCGCATCGGCCGAAGGATCGATTTTGCGGGCTTTGCTCTTGAGACCGCCGTATTTCCATCGACATCCAATTTCGGCCGACGCTTGCTTATCTGCCATTCTCAACAATCGGTAAAATAGATTGTTTTGATAGAACGCATCCACACGATGGATCGATCCAGGAGGGCTTTTGATCTATTCTTGCGGTCGCGATTCCTCTGCAGCATCGACGCCGCCACTGCTACCACTTGTAACGTCTCCTACCCTGGCTCCAGTTCCTGTCAAACTCCTCGCCCACCTCAAACTTCAAGTCACCCCAAAGTGAAATTCGGGGTGTTCTGTGATTATCGGTCCAGATGCAAACGATCAGCGCTACCGAGTTCGAGCCGAGCGACGCGATCATCTGCGAGTGGTGTTGGATCGCGCCTGCATTCGCAGATATCGTCGCGGGTCCGTGGATTATTTCCTTTTCATAAAGCCGCTTGCGAACATCAGTGAGCGCGGTTCGATCTTTGCGGGCCGTACACTGATGCGCTTTGTGTGCCGCGAGTATGGCTATGGTTTCTTTTCCGCGTCAGCCGTCGTGCCTCTTTCAGCGACGCTGGGGATGAGCCTTAGGGCGATCGAAATTACGTCATCACGGTGAGACTGCCGCGCGCATTCCTTTGCTGGACTGTACAACGCAGCGCCCCGTTTGCTGAA includes:
- a CDS encoding FkbM family methyltransferase; this translates as MLNIHGHIISLIQKPDPVILDIGCNDGTDSQCFLFLCPKAQLYCFEPDPRAATRFKSNMNMCLDKVKLFEFAVSDRNGRIDFHPSNGDGQAKAWDLSGSIRPPKNHLTEYGWVRFDHPISVETRRLDDWCSEANLNQIDLIWMDVQGAEADVIAGGRRTLSNTRFIYTEYSDKELYEGQLTLQAILDLLPSFEVVNIYPREVEGDVLLRNTIS